In one window of Eggerthella guodeyinii DNA:
- a CDS encoding type II toxin-antitoxin system RelE family toxin produces MGYSVELTSGAVKQLRSLDRKTLLLVSELIERLDGCENPCTLPNAKKLQGVKNGWRWRTGTYRVLGTVDGDRITIEVFKIGHRRDVYRNL; encoded by the coding sequence TTGGGCTATTCGGTAGAGCTGACGAGCGGCGCGGTAAAGCAGCTGCGGAGCCTCGATCGTAAAACCCTGTTGCTGGTATCGGAGCTGATCGAGCGCCTTGACGGGTGCGAGAACCCCTGCACGCTCCCCAACGCGAAGAAACTCCAGGGAGTGAAGAACGGTTGGCGTTGGCGTACCGGGACGTATCGCGTGCTCGGCACGGTCGACGGCGACCGCATAACGATCGAAGTATTCAAGATCGGACACCGTCGAGACGTATACCGCAACCTCTAA